In one window of Candidatus Avedoeria danica DNA:
- the cyoE gene encoding protoheme IX farnesyltransferase, with product MVPQHEARFGAGIDNGIDHGIDHGIDTGIDHGVEFGIDAGTEALPTVRPGASAPAGTLSSDLLALVRPRLATLGLAVVALSYVIAQPTEHDPQRLVALLVGSALALCGSSALNQVAEWRRDAQMRRTASRPIPMGRLKPWAAGMFGGILAVAGVRVLWGVEPLAAWAAIGGVLSYVGVYTPLKTHTPLATIVGSVPGALPVLMGWAVARGEIDLAGWTLFAILFVWQLPHFLAIAWMYRVDYARAGFRILPDGEAAAGFVARQIVASTVLLVAASMLPLGVGLVGGPYAVCALALGAAFLAASIQFARQRTGAAARRVLKVSVIYLPLLFAALAWFNVPR from the coding sequence ATGGTCCCACAACACGAGGCCCGGTTCGGGGCCGGGATCGACAATGGGATCGACCATGGGATCGACCATGGGATCGACACGGGGATCGACCACGGGGTCGAATTCGGGATCGACGCCGGGACGGAAGCTCTTCCCACCGTTCGTCCCGGCGCGTCTGCGCCGGCCGGCACGCTGTCGTCCGACCTCCTCGCCCTCGTCCGCCCGCGCCTTGCCACGCTTGGCCTCGCCGTCGTCGCCCTGTCGTACGTGATCGCGCAGCCGACGGAGCACGATCCGCAGCGGCTGGTCGCGCTCCTCGTCGGCAGCGCGCTGGCGCTGTGCGGTTCGAGCGCGCTGAACCAAGTGGCGGAGTGGCGGCGCGACGCCCAGATGCGGCGCACGGCGTCGCGGCCGATCCCGATGGGCCGGCTCAAGCCGTGGGCGGCCGGCATGTTCGGCGGGATTCTGGCCGTGGCCGGCGTGAGGGTGCTGTGGGGCGTCGAGCCGCTCGCGGCGTGGGCCGCCATCGGCGGCGTGCTGAGCTACGTCGGGGTGTACACGCCGTTGAAGACCCACACCCCGCTCGCGACGATCGTCGGGTCCGTGCCCGGTGCGCTGCCCGTGTTGATGGGCTGGGCCGTGGCGCGCGGTGAGATCGATCTGGCCGGCTGGACGCTGTTCGCCATCCTGTTCGTCTGGCAGCTGCCGCACTTCCTGGCGATCGCGTGGATGTACCGCGTGGACTACGCCCGGGCCGGCTTCCGGATCCTGCCCGACGGCGAGGCGGCCGCCGGGTTCGTCGCCCGCCAGATCGTCGCCTCAACGGTGCTGCTCGTCGCGGCCAGCATGTTGCCGCTGGGCGTCGGGTTGGTCGGCGGCCCGTACGCCGTGTGCGCGCTCGCGCTCGGCGCCGCGTTCCTCGCCGCCTCGATCCAGTTCGCCCGCCAACGGACCGGTGCGGCGGCGCGCCGCGTCCTGAAGGTATCCGTGATCTACCTGCCGCTGTTGTTCGCGGCGCTGGCATGGTTCAACGTGCCGCGCTGA
- a CDS encoding NYN domain-containing protein translates to MESDNRSFGGPDVAVFIDFENIYISVRNRYDASPNFESIMELAQRYGRVTIARAYADWYRYPRVTNALYANAIEPMYVPTYHYDRDEGRTGRAIKNSVDMYLCIDMMKTLHAFGNIGTYVLVTGDRDFIPLVNAIRQQGKRTVVIGVAQATANHLAQSADEFLFYSQVDEDIVNAADKVERDPYEVLVEAVRAARERGHVSTLATLKLVMLELVPSFDETKTKDRRGRLVGSFKDFVREAERRKLVQIFSSGSVNEVLLPGEDPYAVSQFAPDMPAAEPTVTEEDVDDAELDAAKLTTKDWAVFEEALRQFTEPVLFIQIYDALRGLRNKEIIDLSNQDIKAMIKIAINEGLLVRTTRGPHAYYQIAADKPFSR, encoded by the coding sequence GTGGAATCAGACAATCGCTCGTTCGGCGGGCCGGACGTGGCGGTGTTCATCGACTTCGAGAACATCTACATCTCCGTCCGCAACCGCTACGACGCCAGCCCGAACTTCGAGTCCATCATGGAGCTGGCGCAGCGCTATGGGCGCGTGACGATCGCTCGCGCCTACGCCGACTGGTATCGCTACCCGCGCGTCACGAACGCGCTCTACGCCAACGCGATCGAGCCGATGTACGTCCCGACGTACCACTACGACCGCGACGAGGGCCGAACGGGTCGGGCGATCAAGAACAGCGTCGACATGTACCTCTGCATCGACATGATGAAGACGCTGCATGCCTTCGGGAACATCGGTACGTATGTCCTCGTCACCGGGGACCGCGACTTCATCCCGCTCGTCAACGCGATTCGCCAGCAGGGCAAGCGAACCGTCGTCATCGGCGTGGCCCAGGCGACGGCCAACCACTTGGCGCAATCGGCCGACGAGTTCCTCTTCTACAGTCAGGTCGACGAGGACATCGTCAACGCCGCCGACAAGGTGGAGCGCGATCCGTACGAGGTACTCGTCGAAGCCGTTCGCGCCGCGCGCGAGCGCGGGCACGTCTCGACGCTGGCGACACTCAAGCTCGTCATGCTCGAGCTCGTGCCGAGCTTCGACGAGACGAAGACGAAGGACCGGCGCGGGCGGCTGGTCGGCAGCTTCAAGGACTTCGTCCGCGAGGCGGAGCGCCGCAAGCTGGTGCAGATCTTCTCGAGCGGATCCGTCAACGAGGTCCTCCTTCCGGGCGAGGACCCGTACGCCGTGAGCCAGTTCGCGCCCGACATGCCGGCCGCCGAACCCACCGTCACGGAAGAGGACGTCGACGACGCCGAGCTCGACGCCGCCAAGCTCACGACGAAGGACTGGGCGGTGTTCGAAGAGGCGCTCCGGCAGTTCACCGAACCGGTGCTCTTCATCCAGATCTACGACGCGCTGCGCGGGCTGCGGAACAAAGAGATCATCGATCTGTCCAACCAGGACATCAAGGCGATGATCAAGATCGCGATCAACGAGGGCCTGCTCGTCCGCACGACGCGCGGCCCGCACGCGTACTACCAGATCGCGGCCGACAAGCCGTTCAGCCGGTGA
- a CDS encoding glycoside hydrolase family 3 protein, translating to MAAAARIALALALGAATAAAAAAGHVRAAPTPPTTAATAGAPPIDEADPAALSPERKVAQLLLVAVYAPDSAAPLDEIAPLARELGIGGIVLQTGSNVFVNRRGEPLPAHIAQLTADIQRTALARPDGVPLFIAVDHEGNGAPLTHLREGFTALPSAMSIGATWDPANASAVGEITGRELAAVGVNVVLGPVLDVLASTHVDNGGDIGTRAFGGHPYWVGRMGSAYVAGVHAGSGGRVLTVAKHFPGHGGSDRLPDQDVSVVTKDFASLETIELPPFGEVTTDPPGGDAASSTDALMTAHIRYRGLSRNSQQASLPVSFDRQGLATLFALEHFRFGAWHNSGGLVVSDSLGVPAVKRWFDPSGRTFPHRQIAREALMAGNDVLILAQFAQRNAWQEMRANIEDTVLYFADAYRRDPAFRMRVDTALARVLAAKHRVYPSWAAERVAAKPDAVGAVGGDASREVVQRIVGQGLTAWTLPEVPPGRGDRLVLIHPERRNAQRLLTDDGGPLACPLESCGLSDADWQRLTEPGPTLLEGTVLARYGRQGAGLIAPEDIRSYALCQIEQALSPALDMPGGAEPPPDDGAAPGTVDAPSPTTPGDGAASTPTPAPTPPPALFGCDPTLDTAAVLAELEGADWIIVAFGELEPEAIRALRGQILPQLYRIAAVHDGRIGVLSFGPPYYVDETNAARLDAHISAYTRLPAAIDAAVAALFGDGTPAGRSPVTVEEAGYDLADRLDPDPALPLVLTAVDPGKGPPPRRITLHVGPIIDANGHPVPDGTLVDLSSEPAGALDPAGSRLLTKDGVAQATVTLLAGGMITLHARSGAAAEAEPLRIEVPQPPTATPAATPAAPGGPGQREPRAADGTPPSGPGPIDLLVALATALTAAAGLAVVRRADRGAAVGRALTVASASLAGYCAYAAALRLGAIGRPPGWVAGVDSLVVSGAGAVVAALAASVGSRGRRDRARADGQPGSRMTSPAD from the coding sequence GTGGCTGCGGCCGCGCGGATCGCGCTTGCGCTCGCCCTTGGCGCGGCGACCGCCGCTGCCGCCGCCGCCGGGCACGTGCGCGCCGCCCCGACGCCGCCCACCACGGCCGCCACCGCCGGCGCCCCGCCCATCGACGAAGCCGACCCGGCGGCGCTCAGCCCGGAACGCAAAGTGGCGCAGCTGCTGCTCGTCGCCGTGTACGCGCCGGACAGCGCTGCGCCGCTCGACGAGATCGCACCCCTCGCCCGGGAACTCGGCATCGGCGGCATCGTCCTCCAGACCGGCAGCAACGTGTTCGTCAACCGGCGCGGCGAGCCGCTGCCGGCGCACATCGCCCAGCTGACGGCCGACATCCAACGGACGGCGCTGGCTCGACCGGACGGCGTGCCGCTGTTCATCGCGGTGGACCACGAGGGCAACGGCGCGCCGCTGACCCACCTGCGCGAGGGGTTCACGGCCCTCCCGTCGGCGATGTCCATCGGCGCCACGTGGGACCCGGCCAATGCGTCGGCCGTCGGCGAGATCACCGGCCGCGAACTCGCCGCCGTCGGCGTGAACGTCGTCCTCGGCCCGGTGCTCGACGTGTTGGCCAGCACGCACGTCGACAACGGCGGCGACATCGGCACGCGGGCGTTCGGCGGGCATCCGTACTGGGTGGGGCGAATGGGCAGCGCCTACGTGGCCGGGGTGCACGCGGGCAGCGGCGGCCGCGTCCTAACCGTGGCCAAGCACTTCCCCGGTCACGGCGGCAGCGATCGCTTGCCCGATCAGGACGTCTCGGTGGTCACCAAAGACTTCGCCAGCCTCGAGACGATCGAGCTGCCCCCGTTCGGAGAAGTGACGACCGACCCGCCCGGCGGCGACGCCGCGTCCTCGACCGATGCCCTCATGACGGCCCACATCCGCTACCGCGGCCTCAGCCGGAACTCGCAGCAGGCCAGCCTGCCCGTTTCGTTCGATCGGCAGGGGCTGGCGACGCTCTTCGCGCTCGAGCACTTCCGGTTCGGCGCGTGGCACAACAGCGGCGGACTCGTCGTGTCGGACTCGCTGGGCGTGCCGGCCGTCAAGCGATGGTTCGATCCGAGCGGTCGCACGTTCCCGCACCGCCAGATCGCCCGCGAGGCGCTCATGGCCGGCAACGACGTCCTGATCCTGGCGCAGTTCGCGCAGCGCAACGCCTGGCAGGAGATGCGCGCGAACATCGAGGACACCGTCCTCTACTTCGCGGACGCCTATCGGCGCGATCCTGCCTTCCGCATGCGGGTGGACACCGCGCTGGCCCGCGTGCTCGCCGCCAAGCACCGCGTCTACCCTTCGTGGGCGGCCGAACGCGTCGCGGCCAAGCCGGACGCCGTCGGCGCCGTCGGCGGCGATGCCAGCCGCGAAGTCGTGCAGCGGATCGTCGGCCAAGGGCTGACCGCATGGACGCTGCCGGAGGTGCCGCCCGGCCGAGGCGACCGGCTCGTCCTCATCCACCCCGAGCGGCGGAACGCCCAGCGGCTGCTGACGGACGACGGCGGCCCGCTGGCCTGTCCGCTCGAGTCGTGCGGTCTGTCCGACGCGGACTGGCAGCGGCTGACCGAGCCCGGCCCGACGTTGCTGGAGGGCACGGTGCTGGCGCGCTATGGACGCCAGGGGGCCGGCCTGATCGCCCCGGAGGACATCCGCTCGTACGCGCTGTGTCAGATCGAGCAGGCGCTCAGCCCGGCGCTGGACATGCCGGGGGGCGCCGAGCCGCCGCCGGACGACGGCGCGGCCCCCGGCACCGTCGACGCACCGTCCCCAACCACCCCCGGCGACGGCGCCGCTTCGACCCCCACCCCGGCCCCGACGCCGCCGCCGGCCTTGTTCGGCTGCGACCCGACGCTCGACACCGCGGCCGTGCTGGCCGAGCTCGAGGGGGCCGACTGGATCATCGTCGCGTTCGGAGAGCTCGAGCCCGAGGCGATCCGGGCGCTGCGCGGCCAGATCCTGCCGCAGCTCTACCGCATCGCCGCCGTCCACGACGGGCGGATCGGCGTGCTCTCGTTCGGACCCCCGTATTATGTCGACGAGACGAACGCGGCGCGCCTCGACGCGCACATCAGCGCCTACACCCGCTTGCCGGCCGCCATCGACGCCGCCGTCGCCGCCCTGTTCGGCGACGGCACGCCGGCCGGCCGCTCGCCCGTAACGGTCGAGGAAGCGGGCTACGACCTGGCCGACCGTCTCGACCCCGACCCGGCGCTGCCGCTCGTCCTGACCGCCGTCGACCCCGGCAAGGGGCCGCCGCCGCGCCGCATCACGCTCCATGTCGGACCCATCATCGACGCGAACGGGCACCCGGTGCCGGATGGCACGCTCGTCGACCTGAGCAGCGAGCCGGCCGGCGCGCTCGACCCCGCCGGCAGCCGGCTCCTGACGAAGGACGGTGTGGCGCAAGCCACGGTCACGCTCCTCGCAGGCGGCATGATCACGCTGCACGCCCGCTCGGGCGCGGCCGCCGAAGCCGAACCGCTCCGGATCGAAGTGCCCCAGCCACCGACGGCGACGCCGGCCGCCACACCGGCCGCTCCGGGCGGGCCCGGACAGCGGGAACCCCGTGCCGCCGACGGCACCCCTCCGTCCGGCCCCGGCCCGATCGACCTCCTCGTGGCGCTCGCGACGGCGCTCACCGCTGCCGCGGGCCTCGCGGTCGTCCGCCGCGCGGATCGCGGCGCCGCGGTCGGGCGGGCGCTGACCGTCGCCTCGGCTTCCCTGGCCGGGTATTGCGCGTACGCCGCGGCGCTCCGGCTCGGCGCGATCGGCCGGCCACCGGGCTGGGTGGCGGGGGTGGACAGCTTGGTCGTTTCGGGGGCGGGCGCGGTCGTCGCGGCACTCGCCGCCAGCGTCGGATCGCGCGGGCGACGCGATCGGGCACGGGCCGACGGTCAGCCCGGCAGCCGGATGACTAGCCCAGCAGACTGA
- the paaA gene encoding 1,2-phenylacetyl-CoA epoxidase subunit A, which yields MSELPLGPLPDVPEATSDPDALIAFEGRIARGERIEPGDWMPGDYRRQLTRLIQQHANSELMGALPEGQWIPFAPSFKRKLALIAKVQDEVGHALYLYRAAETLGKPRTQMIEELLNGTSKYSNVFNYPAETWGDIAMVGWLIDGAAVVNQTIMATGSYGPYARALKRITYEEAFHLKQGYDVTVALATGTRKQRDMAQEAFKRWWWPTMMFFGPPDKQSVHTGILHRWGVKPKSNDEQRQEFLRKFVPKMIELGFDIPDKDLHKDPQTGDWIITQPDWDEFKRVINGDGPMSKERLALRRLIYDESSWLRTALDRHAPLPAAA from the coding sequence ATGTCCGAACTGCCCCTCGGCCCGCTGCCCGACGTCCCCGAGGCGACGAGCGATCCCGACGCGCTCATCGCGTTCGAGGGTCGGATCGCGCGCGGCGAGCGGATCGAGCCGGGGGATTGGATGCCGGGCGACTACCGGCGCCAGCTGACGCGGCTCATCCAGCAGCACGCGAACAGCGAGCTGATGGGCGCGCTGCCGGAAGGACAGTGGATTCCGTTTGCGCCCTCGTTCAAGAGGAAGCTGGCGCTGATCGCCAAGGTGCAGGACGAGGTCGGGCACGCGCTGTACCTCTATCGGGCCGCGGAGACGCTCGGCAAGCCGCGGACGCAGATGATCGAGGAGCTGTTGAACGGCACCTCCAAGTACTCCAACGTCTTCAACTACCCGGCCGAGACGTGGGGCGACATCGCGATGGTCGGCTGGCTGATCGACGGGGCGGCGGTGGTGAACCAGACGATCATGGCGACGGGCTCGTACGGGCCGTACGCCCGCGCGCTGAAGCGGATCACGTACGAGGAGGCGTTCCACCTCAAGCAGGGCTACGACGTGACGGTGGCGCTGGCCACCGGTACGCGCAAGCAGCGCGATATGGCCCAGGAAGCGTTCAAGCGGTGGTGGTGGCCCACGATGATGTTCTTCGGCCCGCCGGACAAGCAGAGCGTCCACACCGGGATCCTCCACCGCTGGGGCGTGAAGCCCAAGAGCAACGACGAGCAGCGCCAGGAGTTCCTGCGCAAGTTCGTCCCGAAGATGATCGAGCTCGGCTTCGACATCCCGGACAAGGACCTGCACAAGGATCCGCAGACCGGCGACTGGATCATCACCCAGCCGGACTGGGACGAGTTCAAGCGCGTGATCAACGGCGACGGCCCGATGAGCAAAGAGCGCCTGGCGCTGCGCCGGCTGATCTACGACGAGAGCTCGTGGCTCCGGACCGCGCTCGACCGCCACGCCCCGCTGCCGGCGGCCGCATGA
- a CDS encoding serine/threonine protein kinase, which produces MATNRTLLHRRYRVVSPIGAGGSGSVWLADDQRLPGRQCAVKEIVVPADLPAAETAVLRRSLHAEATTLARLDHPALPKVSDCFDGAPSAAAGAGVRHYLVMDFVPGRDLLAVLEDARCRDRQIDETELWSWAEALCEVLHYLHTQRPPVIHRDIKPSNLKLTPDGQLKLVDFGLALEVRSDDGSARTVATGAGTRAYQPLEQYGDGAALDARADIYSLGATLYHLLTGRAPASASERFIDPAALADPRALRPSARTALGNIAMACLALHPDDRPESIAAVRRMLRAGTPGGSAMVVADPAAPRSAPADAWWSELRRRPFRLALAAGLAVAAAVISLLG; this is translated from the coding sequence ATGGCCACGAACCGAACCCTCCTCCATCGGCGCTACCGTGTGGTCTCGCCCATCGGTGCCGGCGGCAGCGGCTCCGTCTGGCTGGCCGACGATCAGCGCTTGCCGGGACGCCAGTGCGCCGTCAAGGAGATCGTCGTCCCGGCAGACCTACCCGCGGCGGAGACCGCCGTGCTCCGCCGGTCGCTGCACGCCGAAGCGACGACCCTTGCGCGTCTCGACCACCCGGCGCTGCCCAAGGTGTCGGACTGCTTCGACGGTGCGCCGTCGGCCGCGGCGGGCGCCGGCGTCCGGCACTACCTCGTCATGGACTTCGTGCCCGGTCGCGACCTGCTGGCCGTGCTCGAGGACGCGCGCTGCCGCGACCGCCAGATCGACGAGACCGAGCTCTGGTCGTGGGCCGAGGCGCTGTGCGAGGTGCTCCACTACCTGCACACGCAGCGACCGCCGGTGATCCACCGCGACATCAAGCCCTCCAACCTCAAGCTGACGCCGGACGGCCAGCTCAAGCTCGTCGACTTCGGCCTCGCCCTCGAGGTGCGATCCGACGACGGCTCCGCGCGCACGGTGGCCACCGGCGCCGGTACACGCGCCTACCAGCCGCTCGAGCAGTACGGCGATGGGGCGGCCCTGGACGCCCGGGCCGACATCTACAGCCTTGGGGCGACGCTCTACCACCTGCTGACCGGCCGCGCGCCCGCGAGCGCAAGCGAACGCTTCATCGACCCGGCCGCGCTGGCCGATCCGCGTGCGCTGCGCCCGTCCGCGCGGACCGCCCTCGGGAACATTGCGATGGCGTGCCTCGCCCTGCACCCGGACGACCGGCCCGAGAGCATCGCGGCCGTGCGCCGCATGCTGCGCGCCGGGACGCCGGGCGGTTCGGCGATGGTCGTTGCGGACCCCGCCGCGCCGCGGTCCGCGCCGGCGGACGCGTGGTGGTCCGAGCTGCGCCGGCGGCCGTTCCGGCTGGCGCTGGCGGCGGGGCTGGCGGTGGCGGCGGCCGTGATCAGTCTGCTGGGCTAG
- a CDS encoding FHA domain-containing protein encodes MSIRSLLILQEGPGRPSARWTLESSALTIGRSDSCDVVLADREVSRRHVSIRHEGDHWMLFDLESRNGVRLNGNAIDRATRLRDGDTIEIPPNYRFVFLDGDATAWTAEGRRLRLRVDAENRRVVLNGQPIEPPLTVPQYLLIELLASEPGRVFTREEVCARCYPGFTDGVSDLAIEGLVRRLRKRLADVAPGTPIVAHKRGLGYQLLI; translated from the coding sequence ATGTCGATTCGAAGCTTGTTGATCCTGCAGGAAGGTCCGGGCCGTCCGTCCGCGCGGTGGACCCTGGAAAGCAGCGCGCTGACGATCGGCCGGTCCGACAGCTGCGACGTCGTGCTGGCCGACCGCGAGGTGTCGCGGCGGCACGTGTCCATCCGCCATGAGGGCGACCACTGGATGCTCTTCGACCTCGAGAGCCGCAACGGCGTCCGGCTGAACGGCAACGCGATCGACCGCGCGACGCGCCTGCGCGACGGCGACACGATCGAGATCCCGCCGAACTACCGCTTCGTGTTCCTGGACGGCGACGCGACGGCGTGGACCGCCGAGGGGCGCCGGCTGCGGCTGCGGGTCGACGCCGAGAACCGGCGCGTCGTCCTGAACGGCCAGCCGATCGAGCCGCCGCTGACCGTGCCGCAGTACCTCCTGATCGAATTGCTGGCCAGCGAGCCCGGCCGGGTGTTCACGCGCGAAGAGGTGTGCGCCCGGTGCTATCCGGGGTTCACCGACGGCGTCTCCGACCTGGCGATCGAAGGGCTCGTGCGCCGGCTGCGCAAGCGGCTGGCCGATGTGGCCCCGGGCACGCCGATCGTCGCCCACAAGCGCGGGCTCGGCTACCAGCTGCTCATCTGA